The Acanthopagrus latus isolate v.2019 chromosome 1, fAcaLat1.1, whole genome shotgun sequence genomic interval TAAAGTGTTAAAGACTCTTGTGCCTTTTTAGGAATTCAGTCATGTTCAACAATGAGATGATGGCAGATGTTCACTTCGTGGTCGGGCCGCCTGGCGGGACGCAGCGAGTGCCAGGACACAAGGTAAACATCTGATATGTGCAGATCTGGGATCAGAGTGGAAATGATGTTTGGTTTCCTGCAGAGAGTAACTCAGGTGCATTTGAAAGACACAGTGCTGTGTGGAGCCTTCAGGTTCGTTAGTTAGAGACGTCTGCTTGATTTTCCAACACTCGAGGCAACAAATCAGAGAATGATTTTACttgttcagttatttttcttttgattcaaatatattaaataGGCTGAAATCTGGACACAGGAACAAAGCAAAAGTTGCAGGTGATCAACATCAGCAATAATTGttgctgaaaaaacaaagttgtaACAACAGATTGTTTGAAATAATAGTTAATTCACAGAAATTAGGCCAAGGACCAAAAATTGGAGTGAACTTTTAAAACGGTTATTGAGTGTGAGTCAGATGTTGCATTTGCATCTGTTATAATTGGAGGTTGTGTCTCTTACGGCATCCATGTTGTTGCTCTGCTCTGTCAGTACGTCCTGGCTGTTGGCAGCTCGGTGTTCCACGCCATGTTTTATGGAGAACTAGCTGAGGATCAGGACGAGATCAGGATCCCTGATGTGGAGCCTCCTTCGTTTCTGGCTATGTTGAAGTAAGTCAGCATAGCCTgattcattctgttttattggACTGTGATTGGACCGTTCACATTTagctttgtctctgtctgcaaACATCAGACATACAACGAAAATGCTCAGCATGCttattgatataaaaaaataccaaaaacaaCTGCTTAGTCCATGAAATGGCCCTCTGCTGTACCCAGGTATATCTACTGTGATGAGATCGACCTGTGTGCCGACACAGTGCTCGCCACGCTCTACGCTGCCAAAAAGTACATCGTGCCTCACTTGGCCCGGGCCTGCGTCAACTTCCTGGAGACCAGCCTGAGTGCCAAGAACGCCTGCGTGCTGCTGTCTCAGAGCTGCCTGTTCGAGGAGCCCGACCTGACGCAGCGCTGCTGGGAGGTGATCGATGCTCAGGCCGAGCTCGCTCTGCGCTCTGAAGGCTTCTGCGACATCGACACCCAGACGCTGGAGAGCATCCTGCGGCGGGAGACGCTCAACGCCAAAGAGATGGTGGTGTTCGAGGCGGCGCTGAACTGGGCTGAGGCTGAGTGTCAACGACAAGACCTGACGCCGACCATCGAAAACAAGCGTCTGATGCTGGGAAAGGCCATCTACCTGATCCGCATCCCCACCATGGCACTAGAGGACTTTGCCAACGGGGCGGCGCAGTCTGGTGTGCTCACACTGAACGAGACTAATGACATCTTCCTGTGGTACACCGCCGCCAACAAGCCTGAGCTCTTGTTCTGTACCAAACCTCGTAAAGGCCTGTCGCCGCAGCGCTGCCACCGCTTCCAGTCCTGCGCTTACAGGAGCAACCAGTGGCGGTACCGAGGTCGCTGTGACAGCATTCAGTTTGCTGTGGACAGACGAGTCTTCATCGCTGGCTTCGGCCTGTACGGCTCCAGCTGCGGTTCGGCAGAGTACAGCGCCAAGATCGAGCTGAAGCGCCAGGGTGTGCCAATGGCTCAGAGGATCATCAAGTACTTCTCAGAtggctccagcagcaccttCCCCGTGTGGTTCGACTACCCCGTGCAGATCGAGCCAGACACCTTCTACACCGCCAGCGTGGTGCTGGATGGCAACGAGCTCAGCTACTTTGGCCAGGAGGGCATGACAGAGGTGCAGTGTGGGAAAGTGACCTTCCAGTTCCAGTGCTCCTCGGACAGCACCAACGGCACCGGAGTGCAGGGGGGCCAGATCCCTGAACTGATCTTTTACGCCTGAGCCAGACCGGAGGGAGGATGCCACAGAGATTCCCGCTTCACTGCCATGTAGACTTTTACTCTGAAAGTGTGGAGACGAGTTCTCAGGAAGCTGTTTTAGGAGGGAGGGACTCCTGGACGTGCTGTTGAGCCTTTGAGAGACAGATGAAGTGACAACTGAAGAAGACTGAATCCTTACATTCCTTCAcacctctgttgttgtttggtttcacagcagctgttgttgagTTTCAGGTTCTGTGTGTTGATGGTAGATCAAGAGTTAAattcctttcaaaataaacctttaacATCTCTGTGGAGACGAGCATATTGGAACATTAGGTGATACTGTAATATAGAATagaagtatctgatattaagtTATATGTATATCATCTATGCATATATTCCAGTTCAGCCACAGTGCAGCCCTGAGCCTTGACTTACAACATTGTCCATAAAGTCTTAACGCACCCACAGATGTTAAAGGGAGTGTTGCCATGTAACAACAGTGTAGTCAGATCTCAGACAGTGAACCACACAGAGAGCAGCCATGACATGTCTCTGAataattacaaacacatttttataatcaCTTTTATTCTAATATTAatctcttttattgtttttttttaccattaagAGTTGAGAAGCCAACagccagcagtccaaaacctaaACATTCAAATTACTGACTTCAGTGTTTAATTAACTGATCATGTGAGCAACAAAGATAAAGTGGACGAGGCAGTTTCAGAGCACATTTTATTACAACTAAACTCACCAACAGTACCAAAATACACAGTAGTTAATTGATTAATGGCATTActtaatcaaattaattaaattcaaCACACAATTAACACCTGACTGTTTCCATGTTCTGCCATTGACTTCAGGAGACACTCGGATGTTTCACGCTGCACAATGTGATGCTGACTCAGCTGAATTCGCCACTTTGTCACGTTCACACTTTGGTTTAATTTCGaagattttaaaacattccTGCATTTAGTGAAGGATTTAATGAAGCACTACTTTCATTCTGTAACATGTGCaggtgttttatatttgtaactTGACAAATCACACTCCTGTCTCTTATCGCATTTTTTATACACTATTTCAGACATACTGTAACCTTCCGAAGGTGCTATGTGCTGTTTCTGCCTCCTGGAGTTCTCTGTTGAAATGTGGCAATTTAAAGCAGCTTTTTGACCAGAAACCACCTGAAGTTCTACCTGTCCAATCTGCAGTGTAACAGATTAGCTGAAAGAGTTGTAACTGCAGATGTagacctgtgtgtgttgtatttacAGGACAGTGTTCCTCCAACATCACTCTAACAGATAAAAGTCTCGACATCATGTTTGTACCAAATCCTGATTTATTGTTCCGTTGATGTTGCAGTGGGTAAATATATCAGTAATTGTGTCCTGACGCACTTATTCATCTACTCTTTGTAAATGGAGGTAAAATGGTTTTATATGAATCCCTATtgaagaaacatatttttggatGTCTTTGTTTCCAGTTATGTGATTCCAACCACAGTGAGTTGGTGGCCTtatgaatgtgttgctgtgactAATTTGGAAATTAAAGGTTTGGTCAGTTTGTCCAAGTTCTCTGTTAATCCAGTGCAACAATTCAAcacttgaatttcctccgggatcaataaagtatctatctatctatctatctatctatctatctaacaacagcagatacagaataacaaacatcatttttccGATGTACCATTATGGCGAAAATGTTGGTTGTACAAGACAATAGCCAAGGAATAATGACACAGTGTATGTGGAGATATCTACTGTGCAAGGAAAACACAAGACGTTCATTTTGGCTGTTGATCTTCGGGTCTGATTCTCCCTCAGGATGCAAAAGGTCCTGAGTTCAAAACCTCAAGGAGTCTTGATTGGACAGATTAATGAACTACCAAGTTTCCTGCCCCATAGACTGGAAGCAGGGCAAAATGCTACCATTCATCCAAAAAGGAATGTATAGCGTGCCTTAACACCATCATAGTGTATTTCATTGGTTGtattattgatttatatttgaGTTTTTGGTTCTCACATGGTGTGCGAGAGGTCCTCAGTTCAAATCCACGAACCCTCTACACTTCATACCTATCTACCTTTCACAGATGTTCCATGAGTCTATATTAATGACATAACTAAGTCAGAAAACTACAGAACCTCCTCCTTGCCCAAAATAACCCTGTCTTGAAATCGCTCAACAGACTAGTTGCCTTGTTCTGCACTGGCCAATTGTTTCTGAACATTAGAGGTCAGCTGTTCTGATGTCTCTGTAGCTCCATTCACTCTGCCGTTTGGATGTGGGGATCCTGCTGCCATTCTCGGCCTCCCTCTCACTGTGACTTTCTCGGAGATGGTGAGGGGTTAAACTTGCTGCAGTATTggtgaactgaaccagtgtgaatggataagccagcTGCACGTATCAAGGCCGTGTCGACCTGACAGtgtgataactgcacaggtccttcactcaactaaaaacagagaaatgtcccacaaagcaacattacatgaccaaacaaaagtaacgtaacTGttactgtctttggcaacttatatgagggaAAAGCACTGAGACAGCCCTGGTGAAAATCATAAATGACCTTTTGATGGCATCTGACTCTGGTTTACTCTCCATCCCGGTTCTCTCTCAGCACAGTCTTCAACACTGTCATCATGACATCCTCCCGGACAGGCTGGCCTCCACTGGAATCACTGACGTCCCTCTGGCTTGGCTGGAATCATATCTCACTGGTCGCACACAATTTGTTCAACTCGAGAACCTAAGATCCTGCTCCTCTCCAGTCTCCAGCGGTGTTCCCCAGGGCTCTGTCCTCTTGTTCACTATTTACCTTCTGCCCCTTGGACACATTCTCAGGAAATTCCATATTCAATTCCACAAGAGtaaaaaaacataactaatAAACATGTTCATATCTGTAGCTAGGCATTATATAACAGAGGAGCACATCTACAATAATACATGATCATACAAGTCAAATCATTAGTAAATCATACTGGTTACTATCAAATACACTCATGTTATACTGACATTATATCATTGTGTTAAAAGTTACTACCAAACTCATCAGAGTGGAATCCTGTAAATCATGATTACATGATCTGAAACACaagataaatatatttatacatcaGTAGATAGAAAGAGACATTTCAGACTCTTGTGgtgaggaaaggagaggagcaggatgaaACACACTCCAACAGGAATGTTGCTCACCACACAGTTTACAGCCCTGGAGAGGTTAAATGGTTCATCTGTGTGGATGTAGTCTGTTTCTAAAGAGTGAACAAATCTGCTTCCATCCCCTAaacctgagatcccaaattgattatGTCAATCAGGAGAGACACGTGAATGAGAAAGTCAAATGTTTATCCTGACAGATGATGTGAGATGATGAAGTGTTGACAGAAAGTCTTTGGCTCTTGGACTCTACAGGGAGATTTTGTAATGGAGGTCCGTCTGCACGTAGCAGCAGCTCTATCCACTCATAGAGacatatttacagataataACTCAAATAAGACAAATGACAAACTTTATAAATCATCATAATGATTAtctatatgcatgtgtgtgtgcaacctGATTTCATTGTATATACAGACTGATTGTTGTGAGAAAACCTTCAGATCACAAAGTTCAGAAAACTGAAATCGGAACgttcaaaacatatttaaagcGATTTAAAACCAACTGCGACAAAACAACTGGACCATTTCTGTTACTGTCATttacagagagtgtgtgtgtgtgtgtgtgtgtgtgtgtgtgtgtgtgtgtgtgtgtgtgtgtgtctgagtgtgtgtgtgtttcctacagagacactgaggaatCACGTCTGAACCTGAACCCAGGATAAAGAGgttcagtgaatgtggtgttgaaggtgtggaggtggatcagtgagtcagagactctgtagaaggacagagtgccagcaggacagtccacatacactgctactctgtgagagacagaggaggaggaggaggaggaggaggaggaggagaggactgttCTTATGTTATTGTGACAGGCAGAGTAACAACCTTCATAATCAGAGCACTCCAGAATCCAGGACTGATTATTCcgtccaaacaaacagtcatcagtgtttcctctcctgctgattcctctgtaactcactgatatattaacctctcctctccactcgacctcccagtaacagcgaccagtcagaccatttctacacagcagctgagtcCAGTactcaaacctctctggatgatAAGGATATGGCTGCTGCTTTAACACCCATGTCaccttcctgttgttgtcagacagtttgagctctctgtgtgttgtgttcgtGTCCACTGTGAGTTCACAGACATCTGATGGAGAGAACAAGACACaatacagcagcagtttatcatccaacacagctgatggtttatttcttgctttattAACAGACTGACTGTTAATTAGATCAAAACTTCACAATGACTCATCTTTCTGGATCTTCTTTCAAACTGACAGTTGAATGCAGATATACAAGCTTTAGATTTAAACTACTTTAACATGTTGCTGCCTTGTTTTCATTAATcaagtgaacacacacttacacttccTCACACCAGGTTTCATCCTCTGCTCTCCACAATGTTCCACcctggaggaagaaacagagtCAGAATGTTCCTTCAAAAGCTTCCTCATCAATGATCTTCATAAAGCTTCACTCAGATCACCATTAAGACAAAACAGCTGcatttataaaacacacttcaaacacacactcaaactttACATCAAACATTCACAAACGGCAAGTAAATAATTAAAggtcagacaaaaagaaaatatcccAACAATCAAGACAATAAAATAGTAATCAAATCATCAGATGACTCTCTTAATATTCAGACCCTCGGTTCTTTAATGAGAAGAAAAGGTAGAAACATCAGCATTGGCAACATCATTACGACTGTCAATGGACAAAACCGTCACACATGAAGTTCATTTTGATCTTTGATTGATCAGAATTGACATCATCTCATAATTTAAGACCATTCACAATTTTGTTAGGATCCATGGACAGACTGAAGATGTCAGAAATCTCCAGAACAACTTCTGTTTCCATGATGAAGAATCAACTTTAACACCTTTGCTTTCTGGTTAGTAAATAATGTGTTATGGTGTCATTAAATTACTGAAGTCCTTTACAAGAAGGGACAGAGCTGCCTCtattttctgaggaggctcCGCTCCTTTCACATCTGCCAGActatgctgaggatgttttatgagtctgtggtggccagtgctaTTCTGTTCGCTGTTGTGTGCTGGATCAGTAGACTGAGAGTACCAGAtgccaacagactcaacaagcTGATCAGAAAGGCCAGTGACATTGTGGGGGTGGAGCTGGACACTTTGACTTGGACTCATATAgctatttataaaaacaaaacaaacttaacTATAATCACtcattctcatttcatttataacaCTAACTATTAACTAACTATAACTAtttcactgtatattgtatatatttatagattgtctactttattattgtattattgtattttattgtatttcattttattttattgtctattttactgttttatttatatctttatctttagcccttgtttccattcatgctgtatttctattcTACCTTGCACGGAGCAATTCttatgattctgattctgattatatGACCAACAGCAGATGGTGCTGTGATGTGAGTCAGCAGGTCATTCTCAGTGTGGACAGGAACTCTCAGCACTCTCATCAGTTACAATcagaaacagtgtgtgagctCTTGTTGTCTGTTCATACTTTAGAGTGTCCAGTCTCCAGTCTGGATTCTCGAGTCCAAccgacagcagcttcactcctgagtctcctggatgattgtaactcaggtccagctctttcagatgggaggggttggatcTTAGAGAtgaggccagagaagtacagccttcctctgtgaccagacagcctgacagcctggacacacacacacaaaggtgttgatgacagcagagagactaaatcaaaacagtaaagttatGGGTCgtaaaaatcaatcaatccaaaaccaaaataatatATCACTATGTAATTCCAATCTCAATCATCTAAGTTGCTTATTCAGTGCTATGCCTTGTAGACTACAGCCAGATTTGAAATAGGTTATGAATTTATTTAACACcatcaaaacacaatatttcattaAAGATAATTCTTGTTTGGCACAATCTCTTCATCAATTATGGTGCTCATCTTAAACCtacattacattattaaaaatacatcatccaAAGAAGAGCCACAAGAAGGAACTTAGCCCCAGACTGCAACCATCACTAGAgacagtagccccattcacactgccgtttgcatgCGGGTATCCTGCACCAATTATCCGCAGCcacctctgtgtgaaagtttcaaatGCGGCGAGAGTTGAAATTTCGCTCTGGTGCTGATCTGCCTGTATAGGTAGTATCAGGGCTGCATTACTGgagaaccgaaccagtgtgaatggcgGCACAGAGTGAGGGCGTGTCGCTCTGACTAGTCTAATAACTGCAggtctctcactcactcactcactcaactaagtaaagagaaatgtcccacaaagcaatgtcaTAACGtattaactgtaactgtctttggcaaattatatgaggaaaaaaataccacagctgtacgtGGAGAAGCATCCGTCCTCCTATCTTTTATTCTGCCTGTCCTAACGACTCTTTGTctcatttctgcctgaaaaacagcatctgtcaccagcaaaaaactttaactctccgagtgtttgtgatgaaaataaatcactgcgaCTGCCAGCCCTCCAGACTgagacttcagggaactttcCCGCAGCCTCTGTCCCCacgagtgagtcagacagcttccactttactgatggcgattatgtaattatgtcatttatagTGAAAAACGTAACTTGGTCACTTTCCAGTATGTTTGGTGGGTaaggatctcaatcactacacattataacagcatccatatgattataaactgtccacgggtttagattgacacctgggaaacaccttgaaaacataTTGACGTTATCATCATGACATGGACCGTGACACCTCTTTAGGAGCTCCAGcgccagctttctgtgtgaattacatgGCGGTATGGTGGAgatgctttgctctgtgtgaaacaCCATTGGCGGCGAATTGGTGAACCACAGCTCCAGAGATGATGCAGAGACGCTGTGTCAAAAGGGCTAGTGcaactaaactaactaaaaaacaaaacaaaaattataaCTGTTAGACATctactgcatgtctgtccatcctaGGAGAgtgatccctcctctgtggctgttCCTGAggtttctgtcatgttttctaCCCAATTAAAAGTTTTTTCTCTCAATATGGTGAGTTTTTCCTCAGTCAATCAAGTTTCACTGTACATATTGTGACACCCACTGAGAGAATATGATTGTGATCTGGGGatatataaatacaatttatttgatttcataTAACATTTAAAGTTCTCTcttaaacagaaacagaaacctcACCTGAGATTCTCCAGTTTGCAGTGTGGACTCTTAAGTccaacagacagcagcttcactcctgaatcctgcaggtcattgttactcaggtccagctctctcagactagaggaGGGGGAGttgagaactgaggacagagcttcacagcttctctctgacagattaCAGCCACTCAGCCTGAAGAAAAGTtagtgacagaaacaaatacTGATACTGTTTCTGTCTTGTACAGTATAAAGCACATGTTTCTCAAGTATATTACTAGGATCTGAGAACAATTAATAAAATGTCCTAAGTAACATTTGTATCTCTGGGATTAGCCTGACAAACTTCAAAGTGACAGTTTTCTTCTATTTCATGGATGAATTCATCTGTGGAGGTACAGTAAGACTAAAGGAACAATATGCATGTTTTCAGTCATCAATCTGATGACTAAATCTTATGACGAATTTGATTGATATTTGATATTAGGAGATTCATTAGTGGAGAGAAACCCTACATGTATGCTACAGTATCTGTTAACTTACAGAGCTTTGTTGGAggctttgaccactggcagcagcctcagaagaacctcctctgaagcagagtatttcttcaggtcaaacacatccagatcttcttctgatgacagtaagatAAAGCCCAGAGCTGACCAttgagcaggagacagtttatctgtggagagacTTCCTGATGTCAGgtactgttggatctcctccactagagaaccatcattcagttcattcagacagtggaacagattgatgcttctctctggagacaGATTCTCACTGATCTTCTTCTTGATGTACTCAACTGTTTCCTGATTGGTCTGTGAGATACTTGCCGTGTGTGTCATCAGACCTTGTAGGAGAGTCTGATTGGTCTGCAGTGAAAGACccaggaggaagcggaggaacaAATCAAGGTTTCCATTTGGACTCTGTAAGGCCTCATCAACAGCACTCTGGTAGAGATGTGTTGGTTCAGGTTGGTCTCTGAATAGTTTATACCACcgggaggttttttttcctactgCCAGCAGATTGACTCCAGAGTTCATGAATCTCACATGtacatgaagagcagccaggaactcctgaacactcagatggatgaagcagaacaccttgtcctggtacagtcccctctcctctttaaagagctgtgtgaacactcctgagtacactgaggctgctctgataTTGATGCTacactctgtcaggtctgattcatagaagatcaggtttcctttctgcagctgatcaaaagccagttttcccagagactcaatcatcttcctgctctctggagtccagtgtggatctgtctcagctcctccatcatactTGACCTTCTTCACTTTGGActgaaccaccaggaagtggatgtacatctcagtgagggtcttgggcagctctcctccctctctggtcttcaacacatcct includes:
- the LOC119023932 gene encoding BTB/POZ domain-containing protein 3-like → MAAELFPTKKLVPSASASSSSTSIQQYQQQNLTNNNTSTAQGCCNWQGLFPTIRERNSVMFNNEMMADVHFVVGPPGGTQRVPGHKYVLAVGSSVFHAMFYGELAEDQDEIRIPDVEPPSFLAMLKYIYCDEIDLCADTVLATLYAAKKYIVPHLARACVNFLETSLSAKNACVLLSQSCLFEEPDLTQRCWEVIDAQAELALRSEGFCDIDTQTLESILRRETLNAKEMVVFEAALNWAEAECQRQDLTPTIENKRLMLGKAIYLIRIPTMALEDFANGAAQSGVLTLNETNDIFLWYTAANKPELLFCTKPRKGLSPQRCHRFQSCAYRSNQWRYRGRCDSIQFAVDRRVFIAGFGLYGSSCGSAEYSAKIELKRQGVPMAQRIIKYFSDGSSSTFPVWFDYPVQIEPDTFYTASVVLDGNELSYFGQEGMTEVQCGKVTFQFQCSSDSTNGTGVQGGQIPELIFYA
- the LOC119023510 gene encoding NLR family CARD domain-containing protein 3-like isoform X2, which produces MNQCEETEEGVPPSKTTLCGEHDSQTKAQSPEQQRPGPGPGSGPGTGPGPGPGPGPSCVSIKSDRSMSHPIAFKVNLPSQTQVQQQRSDSPAPSGVSMKSDRSMSWPIYFKDGDHSAEERVQQVLSGQSLQQQPTDLDSIFKHLKENVVTFVKNELKKFQKILSPDYPECLERQSEDEEVLHGEEEEQRRSSREAILKITLNFLRRMKQEELADRLQSRTVAAVCRRQLKSNLKKRFQCVFEGIAKAGNPTPLNQIYTELYITEGGTAEVNDEHEVRQIETASRKPHRPETRIRQEDIFKASPGRDEPIKRVMTKGVAGIGKTVLTQKFTLDWAEDKANQDIQFTFPFTFRELNMLKEKKFSLVELVHHFFTETKEICSFEEFQVVFIFDGLDECRLPLDFHNTEILTDVRESTSVDVLLTNLIRGKLLPSARLWITTRPAAANQIPPECVDMVTEVRGFTDPQKEEYFRKRFRDEEQASRIISHIKTSRSLHIMCHIPVFCWITATVLEDVLKTREGGELPKTLTEMYIHFLVVQSKVKKVKYDGGAETDPHWTPESRKMIESLGKLAFDQLQKGNLIFYESDLTECSINIRAASVYSGVFTQLFKEERGLYQDKVFCFIHLSVQEFLAALHVHVRFMNSGVNLLAVGKKTSRWYKLFRDQPEPTHLYQSAVDEALQSPNGNLDLFLRFLLGLSLQTNQTLLQGLMTHTASISQTNQETVEYIKKKISENLSPERSINLFHCLNELNDGSLVEEIQQYLTSGSLSTDKLSPAQWSALGFILLSSEEDLDVFDLKKYSASEEVLLRLLPVVKASNKALLSGCNLSERSCEALSSVLNSPSSSLRELDLSNNDLQDSGVKLLSVGLKSPHCKLENLRLSGCLVTEEGCTSLASSLRSNPSHLKELDLSYNHPGDSGVKLLSVGLENPDWRLDTLKVEHCGEQRMKPGVRKYVCELTVDTNTTHRELKLSDNNRKVTWVLKQQPYPYHPERFEYWTQLLCRNGLTGRCYWEVEWRGEVNISVSYRGISRRGNTDDCLFGRNNQSWILECSDYEGCYSACHNNIRTVLSSSSSSSSSSSVSHRVAVYVDCPAGTLSFYRVSDSLIHLHTFNTTFTEPLYPGFRFRRDSSVSL
- the LOC119023510 gene encoding protein NLRC3-like isoform X3, translated to MISAYRQKGVGSAMNQCEETEEGVPPSKTTLCGEHDSQTKAQSPEQQRPGPGPGSGPGTGPGPGPGPGPSCVSIKSDRSMSHPIAFKVNLPSQTQVQQQRSDSPAPSGVSMKSDRSMSWPIYFKDGDHSAEERVQQVLSGQSLQQQPTDLDSIFKHLKENVVTFVKNELKKFQKILSPDYPECLERQSEDEEVLHGEEEEQRRSSREAILKITLNFLRRMKQEELADRLQSRTVAAVCRRQLKSNLKKRFQCVFEGIAKAGNPTPLNQIYTELYITEGGTAEVNDEHEVRQIETASRKPHRPETRIRQEDIFKASPGRDEPIKRVMTKGVAGIGKTVLTQKFTLDWAEDKANQDIQFTFPFTFRELNMLKEKKFSLVELVHHFFTETKEICSFEEFQVVFIFDGLDECRLPLDFHNTEILTDVRESTSVDVLLTNLIRGKLLPSARLWITTRPAAANQIPPECVDMVTEVRGFTDPQKEEYFRKRFRDEEQASRIISHIKTSRSLHIMCHIPVFCWITATVLEDVLKTREGGELPKTLTEMYIHFLVVQSKVKKVKYDGGAETDPHWTPESRKMIESLGKLAFDQLQKGNLIFYESDLTECSINIRAASVYSGVFTQLFKEERGLYQDKVFCFIHLSVQEFLAALHVHVRFMNSGVNLLAVGKKTSRWYKLFRDQPEPTHLYQSAVDEALQSPNGNLDLFLRFLLGLSLQTNQTLLQGLMTHTASISQTNQETVEYIKKKISENLSPERSINLFHCLNELNDGSLVEEIQQYLTSGSLSTDKLSPAQWSALGFILLSSEEDLDVFDLKKYSASEEVLLRLLPVVKASNKALLRELDLSNNDLQDSGVKLLSVGLKSPHCKLENLRLSGCLVTEEGCTSLASSLRSNPSHLKELDLSYNHPGDSGVKLLSVGLENPDWRLDTLKVEHCGEQRMKPGVRKYVCELTVDTNTTHRELKLSDNNRKVTWVLKQQPYPYHPERFEYWTQLLCRNGLTGRCYWEVEWRGEVNISVSYRGISRRGNTDDCLFGRNNQSWILECSDYEGCYSACHNNIRTVLSSSSSSSSSSSVSHRVAVYVDCPAGTLSFYRVSDSLIHLHTFNTTFTEPLYPGFRFRRDSSVSL
- the LOC119023510 gene encoding NLR family CARD domain-containing protein 3-like isoform X1, which produces MISAYRQKGVGSAMNQCEETEEGVPPSKTTLCGEHDSQTKAQSPEQQRPGPGPGSGPGTGPGPGPGPGPSCVSIKSDRSMSHPIAFKVNLPSQTQVQQQRSDSPAPSGVSMKSDRSMSWPIYFKDGDHSAEERVQQVLSGQSLQQQPTDLDSIFKHLKENVVTFVKNELKKFQKILSPDYPECLERQSEDEEVLHGEEEEQRRSSREAILKITLNFLRRMKQEELADRLQSRTVAAVCRRQLKSNLKKRFQCVFEGIAKAGNPTPLNQIYTELYITEGGTAEVNDEHEVRQIETASRKPHRPETRIRQEDIFKASPGRDEPIKRVMTKGVAGIGKTVLTQKFTLDWAEDKANQDIQFTFPFTFRELNMLKEKKFSLVELVHHFFTETKEICSFEEFQVVFIFDGLDECRLPLDFHNTEILTDVRESTSVDVLLTNLIRGKLLPSARLWITTRPAAANQIPPECVDMVTEVRGFTDPQKEEYFRKRFRDEEQASRIISHIKTSRSLHIMCHIPVFCWITATVLEDVLKTREGGELPKTLTEMYIHFLVVQSKVKKVKYDGGAETDPHWTPESRKMIESLGKLAFDQLQKGNLIFYESDLTECSINIRAASVYSGVFTQLFKEERGLYQDKVFCFIHLSVQEFLAALHVHVRFMNSGVNLLAVGKKTSRWYKLFRDQPEPTHLYQSAVDEALQSPNGNLDLFLRFLLGLSLQTNQTLLQGLMTHTASISQTNQETVEYIKKKISENLSPERSINLFHCLNELNDGSLVEEIQQYLTSGSLSTDKLSPAQWSALGFILLSSEEDLDVFDLKKYSASEEVLLRLLPVVKASNKALLSGCNLSERSCEALSSVLNSPSSSLRELDLSNNDLQDSGVKLLSVGLKSPHCKLENLRLSGCLVTEEGCTSLASSLRSNPSHLKELDLSYNHPGDSGVKLLSVGLENPDWRLDTLKVEHCGEQRMKPGVRKYVCELTVDTNTTHRELKLSDNNRKVTWVLKQQPYPYHPERFEYWTQLLCRNGLTGRCYWEVEWRGEVNISVSYRGISRRGNTDDCLFGRNNQSWILECSDYEGCYSACHNNIRTVLSSSSSSSSSSSVSHRVAVYVDCPAGTLSFYRVSDSLIHLHTFNTTFTEPLYPGFRFRRDSSVSL